The window gaaaaattggctAGACACTACTAGTGTCATGAAAGAAAACtgtaataaaatgaaaatttaaagaCAAACTATAAATTACGAAAAGTAAACGTTAAGCTCTAAACTTCAGTATTTTAAACATCTCCTTCAGGATTCATCATTAACATCTGAACATTTTGTATCAAAGAGGCAACCACATAGTTATTAATTCCTTCAGGGGAAAATAcgttaattgttatttccttcgaggaaatcaataacaattaaccataatgtattaatgtggttatagcaGAACCATTCTACTCTGCTCCCTTTTGCCTAAGAAAAATACTTTGAAAAAATTATTTAAGATGTTTCTGCGTACGACAGGTACGCGTTGCTATGTCTTAATTTCATAGCACAAAAATAACATgtatattccttgtattttatctctccaggagacaggttgtggtatttcttcattTACTTCGGGAAATGAAACCTGATTATTCAAATGTGCTTGCAATACAACGTTCATCAATAACTCGTTATTTTGCTTAAGCACAAGAAGACATTGCTGAGaatatttctcagatattttactagttctttctgcttcaggagtgaAGTTTAaagtttactacttcgggagtaaagtttaaaggtaTACTACTTCGAGACTAATTAAGGTcgtactacttcaggagtaaatttcgaagttttactacttcaggagtaaattttcAGAATATTTATTAATTCGTGATTAAATTTCATAAttgtactacttcgggagtagatttcagagttgtaCTACCTCGGGAGTAGAATTCAAAGCcttactacttctggagtagaaTTCAGAGTCTTACTACTTCTGGAGGAAAATTTAGAGttttactacttcgagagtagagttcaaagttctactacttcaggagtagagtttctgagtttactacttcgggaATCAAGCAtagaatattcagaatatttcttttcaattattctacctcttctagaGATGAGTCGCGATAACTACACAACCAAACACACGTCCGCATTTAGAAGCTTACCACACAttgtcacattcacttcagggaatggatctgtattttaacatatatataaaaaaaaaaagttctcattcttcaagaATGAAATATAATCATCCGGACTTGGCTTAACCATATCAAATATCAAATCATGATAGCTTAGAACCtctttaagatattgctacttcaaaaGCATatcgaggcatacatataatgtggagaatttttctctaacacatcttcaatcataaacacaataagcCCGTAAAAATAATCCCACTTCTGGTGGTTATAGACATAAATAAATTTAATCATAACGAGATTTAATAAATATTATCACTTCGAGTGTCTTGTAAACTCTCATTCTTAGTCATTTAAGGGATATAAAATTAACACCATAATCCCTAGTAACAATATTGTTCTTCAGGAACACTTTGAGGCATAAATAGTCTAGAACTAATTACGTTCTCTCAGATCCGATGAATCCAACAAAGTGATATCATTAGTATAACAAGATTAAAAACAAGTGGAGTAATAATTTACTCACCTGGCTTTCGAAGCAATTGCTGCTAATATGAAGCACTGTCAGATCTACACTTCTTTGAAATATGAATTAGCACCAAAAGCTCATATGTCTAATGTTAAATATGATTTGATATATTCATCTAAATTAATTGCAAGTACGTTTTTGAAGGATCACAAGTTCTTAGAAATAAAGAACATGGAGTGTACCCATATGTTAAATATTTGACCAAAATATGCATGCTTGCAAAATAAACTAGCAACTGCAGCAACGAACTTACAGCAAAGGCAATATTATCAAGTACATATTTGAGGGTGCTAGGTGTCCATACCTCACATGGGTAGTGATTTCTTTAAAAATGCACATACCTTTTACCTCtgagccttatagttaacaaagACCAGAGCTTATTCGCTAATATCATAACATCTTGTTGATAATCTTTCACTTATGTAATTAATTGCATAACGAGCTAGATGGAAAATTAAACTCAAAatggcagagtctcgtgctgataacgtgttataaaataatagtAAAACTACACGACACAAGAGATATAGTCAAAGAAGTTGAGAGAGAAAGAGATTTTTATTGTTTTTCAATTCTATTAACaaacctcctatttataggatTGAAATACTTGGTGGTCAAGTATATTGGGAAATAACTTGCTGGCCAAGTTCCCTAGGTGGCCACGTTACTTGGTCTCCAAGTTCTTTATTGGCCAAGTCCTTGCGGACATCCACCAATAAATGTTTACAACAAATATTTAAATTCTTATAAGCATGATACCAAATTGTATCATGTATCGATTTTTAAGTATTTGATTCAATTTTATTCGTTTCATTGGGTTTTTCCATTTATCTGAGAACACCCTAATTTTAACATCCTATACTCAAACTCCTCTATTCCTCAATCAATGGAAACATCCACCGGACATCCACCGGAAACATCCCACAATGTTCACAATGACAATCCTACCCCTCCTCAAACCACATCCGAACCTGCCGACTCTATCCTTCCACAACTTCCGGAACCTAAAACCACCCCACCACCCCAACCAAAAAAACGACGTCGTAGAAAGCGTTTCTTCACAGACCTAATCCCAACCTCCGTCTCCGCCGCCGCCGCTTCCGGCCTACGTGTACTCCGCCCTAACCCTAAACCCTCCACCGCCGCCGCTGCGTATTCCTACTCCGAAACAGAACTCGCCGCCGCCGCCAATGTAAACGACCTAAACCCTAATTACAATCGCCGTAAAAGAATGTCTGATCTAGCTAAAGAAGTAGACGTTGAAGCCTTAATTGCAATCTCCGTTGGCTTCCCTGTTGATTCATTAACTGAAGAAGAAATTGAAGCTAATGTAGTTTCACAAATTGGCGGTGTTGAGCAGTCGAATTATATCGTTGTAAGAAACCATATTTTGGCGCGTTGGAGGTCTAATGTTACTGTTTGGTTGACGAAAGATCATGTTTTGGAGTCTATTAGAGCTGAACATAAGAATCTTGTGAATTCAGCTTATGCGTTTTTGTTACAACATGGGTATATTAATTTTGGGGTTGCTAAAGGGATAAAAGAAGTGAAATTTAAGGGATTTGATGGGGTTGTTTCGAAAGGGAATGTGATTGTAATTGGGGCGGGGTTATCGGGTTTAGTTGCTGCGAGGCAGTTGATATCGTTGGGGATTAAGGTTGTCGTTCTTGAAGGAAGGGGGAGGCCCGGTGGGAGAGTGAGATCGAAGAAAATGACAGGTGGACAAAACGGGGTTGTTAACGTTGTTGCTGCAGCTGATTTAGGTGGAAGTGTGTTAACGGGGATAAATGGGAATCCGTTGGGTGTTCTAGCGAGGCAGTTGGGGGTCCCGCTTCATAAGGTGAGGGATATATGTCCGTTGTATTTGCCGAATGGGAGGACTGTGAATCCGGATATTGATTCGAAAGTTGAAGCTTCGTTTAATAAGTTATTAGATAGGGTGTGTAAACTTAGACAGGCGATGTTGGTTGAGGTTAAGAGTGTTGATGTTTCGTTAGGTACCGCGTTAGAGGCGTTTAGGCATGTGTATAGAGTGGCTGAGGATCCACAAGAGCAAATGCTTCTTGATTGGCATTTGGCTAATTTGGAGTATGCTAATGCTTCGTTAATGTCAAATTTGTCTATGGCGTTTTGGGACCAGGATGATCCTTATGAAATGGGGGGTGATCATTGTTTTATTCCCGGAGGAAATGAGAGGTTAATTCGGGCTTTAGCAGAGGACATTCCTATTTTCTATGATAGGACGGTTGAAAGTGTAAGATATGGTACTGACGGGGTTTTAGTGTATGCTGCTGGTGGGCAGGAATATCATGGGGATATGGTTCTTTGCACGGTTCCCTTGGGAGTACTGAAGAAGGGTAACATTGAGTTTGTACCAGAGCTTCCTCAACGCAAGAAAGACGCAATTGAGAGATTAGGATTTGGGTTGTTGAACAAGGTTGCAATTCTGTTTCCATATGACTTTTGGGGCGGGGAGATTGATACTTTTGGGCACTTGACTGAGGACCCGAATATGAGGGGTGAGTTTTTTCTGTTCTATAGTTATTCTTCGGTTTCAGGTGGACCACTTCTTATTGCACTTGTAGCAGGAGAAGCAGCAGTAAAATTTGAAAAGATGTCTCCTCTTGAATCTGTTGTGAGGGTTCTTGAAATTCTCAAGGGCATATTCAGCCCGAAAGGAATTGCTGTTCCAGATCCACTTCAAGCAGTTTGTACGCGTTGGGGACAGGATCAGTTCAGTTACGGATCTTATTCTTATGTTGCAATTGGAGCCTCAGGGGATGACTACGATATCCTTGCCGAGAGTGTTGGAGACCGACTTTTCTTTGCAGGTGAAGCAACTAATAAACAGTATCCTGCAACTATGCACGGGGCTTTTCTTAGTGGGATGAGAGAGGCTGCTCACATACTGAGAGTTGCTGATAGGAGATCATCGATATCTCCAGCTGAGAAATCAAATATTTCCGGTCAAGAAAACGTTGGTGTTGTTGATAAGTTATTCGAGGCTCCAGACCTTAAATTTGGAAATTTCTCTGTGTTGTATTATCCTATGTCAACTGACCTGGAGTCTAATTGCTTAATACGAGTTGAATTGCAAGGGGGGAAATCTTTACATTTATACAGCTTGATCTCCCGAAGACTAGTACTGGAGCTAAGCAAATTAGAAGGGGATCTGAGCAGGATAGAAATGTTAACACGTGACTTTGGGGTGAAATTGGTTGGTTGGAATAATTTATCCGCTGCTGCAGGATCGCTAATCAACTCCATTGAATCAGCTAGATCAGTTTGAATATCGAGCTACTGTTTCTGGTAGATGCAGATAAGATGGGATACATTAGTAGTTTAGGACCTCAATTCAAACTGAATTAGTTCGAATATGACTATTGTAGATTCAGGGACAAAATCCCTATCAAATTGAATTGCTCGATGTTAATGGTCGCTTCTTGTACTGATCAACTCTTGGTAATTATCTGGCAAAATGCAGTTACAGGATTTTTAGAGGTTCAATATAAGGTTATCAGGTAATATCACTGTTTAATTTGTTCGGTGACTCGTTCTTTTGTAGGTGTCTATGTTTAGAAGCATTTAATGGAGGGTTACTGTGTTTGCAAGCTGCATGCCTGCATCTAGAGAAAGACAATCAAAGAAAATGTGATCAAAGTCGacttaaaatgaaaaaaaataaaaaataaaaacaatttgGAACTTCTTGCTGACACCAGGTGAAATTACAAAGCAAAGAATTTTATGGCACAAATGTACAGTTCAATTAAGTGAAAATTCTACAATGCACATCAATCCCAACTTTCTCTTACATCGACCTTTTTCTTTTCTATCTCTCCTTTAAAATTTCTGATGATTATCCGGCAGTTGCAGACAATGGCGGATTCAACAATGGGTTCTCTGGTTAGGCAAAACCTAGTATTAGGGGGTTGAATTAGACATATATGTGCAAAAACAAAGCGTACATAAACTTAACTATACATTTTAGAATTCAATCTCTCAACTCAGAACCCACAGTGTCTGAATCCTGAGTTCGCCGCTAGCTGCAGAATTGTTGTCCAAATTAATCAGATGGAGATGTTTTAACAATTATCAACAAGAAATGCCTTCAACTGTTTAGCAAACTCCTTTGGTTTCTCCAAGTTGACTGCATGTCCCGCATTTCTGATAACTACTAACTGAGCATTCCCTTCAATATGCCTGTCATTTAGTATTTCACAGTTCTATCATGAGATATGAAGTTTActatttcaagaaaacaaaaaattaGAACGTTTTAAAGTTCTTGTTACCTCTGCAGTCTATACCCCAGTTCTAATGGGAATATCCTGTCTTGTTCTCCCCAAATAATTAATGTGGACTGTTGGGAATAAGAAGAAAAGACACAAACCAAATGAACAAGCGATGAAACGAAATGAAACTAAACAAGTAAAAACTACGAGAATTATGACAAAAACTTAGGAAAATGCAAACCTGGGAAATCTTAGGAAGATTAGAAAGTCGTCTATCTTTGAGTAAATTTTGGATGAGTTCTCTTTTCTCGTTCACATAATCGGTGCACATCACCTGTAAAATGCAGAATCGTTATCAGCCACTATGTAGATTCAATGAAATAAATATATAGAACACCAATAATCTTAGATATGATTTAATATAAAATCCAAAAACTCTTTggcaacacaacaacaacccagtgtagTCCCGCAAGTGGGATCGGGGAGGGTGGTGTGTATGCAACCTTACTCCTACATTGTGAAAGTAGAgatgttgtttccgatagaccttcggctcaagtaaagcatatcataatcaagtatggAGAGGGAAATACAACAATGAAGAAGTCATGCTAAAAATAAAGGAGAAGAGAATAGTAGCAACAACAAAAAATACGGTAGCCGAAGCAAAAGAACATGTAATAATACAATCGAAGAATAAGATAATAGGAGAGTAAAACAGAAGCAAAGGAACAACAGGTAATAATACAACCAAAAGCTCTTTTGCAATAGCATAAATGTTAATCTGAAACATGATATAGAGATAGACTTACGTCAATAAAATCCGAAAGGAAGTAGGAGGGCATCACTTTGACAGGCTTAAAAAACGAGAAACGCATCAATTCCCTTAGCTTTTCAGGTGTCTGTGGCAATAAAATGCTAGCAGCTTCATCCAAATCAGAGACCTGAAACAAGCCATCTTTCATATCTTTCTCCTCTAAGCAAACACCTGCACAACACAACACCAACCTTTCCACTGCCTCAGGATATTGAGCTGCAAGGCTATAACCAACAAACCCTCCATAACTAATCCCCACAAGGCTCGTCCTAAGCACACCGTGCACCTCCATCAACTTCTTGACACATTTCGCCTGAAAATAGAGGCcgcaaaatcaacccatttttaGTAATCAACCTAACATGTATAATTTTAAGGGGAGCCTTGAAGCAACGGTAAAGTTGCCTCCGTGTGACCTATAGGTCTTGGGTTAGGATAGGTTGCCTACATTACATCCCTTAAGGCTGCGGCCCTTTCCAGGACCCTATGTAAACGCGAAATGCTTAGTTCACCGTGCTGCCCCTTAACCAACAGGTCTAATTTTAAAGCATTGGATCATGACCCGTCTGCTGACTTGACTAAACAGGTCAAAATGATGAAACATGACAGGTCGAACTGTAACCCAAGTCTAAGAAtacaaaaaatcaaaatttgGAGATTTGGAATTATGTAAACTTTGAAAGAATttaaactactccctccgttccaaatCATGTGACAATTTTTGCTTATTGAGAGTCAATTTTGACTAATGTTCAAAGCTAAGTTAGATtaaatcaactcaatattttaaaattaaaatctaGTTATTCAAAAACTATATGGAAAGTAATATAAGTTGCAATTCTTTCTCATATcaatatgataaaaaaaaaaatacgttaAATTGGGATGGGGGAAGTACTAATCTAAGAAAAAATCATTTaactttcatttttttctttcaacaacaaaataaaaagcaGGCGAGGTTAGATCATGTTGGGCAGATTAAATTACGACCCCTTTTTTTATTCATCCCAACCTCTCAGAGTAATTTGACCTTTTTTTATACGATTAAAAGTTAGCCAAACTCGTCCATTTATCGTTTTTACCTGAAAACTCTCGGTCCTCTCCGGGCGCGTCGTGGCGGACTCACCGAAGAAGAGGAGATCAGGAAGGTAGACATTAAAATGGGGAGTAAAATGTCTTAGGAGATCACTATATTGCCACATTGCATTGGCACCAAATCCATGCACAAGAAAGAGGTTAGGTTTTGTTTGTTCATGAACTTTAGGTATCCAACAATGCATGGTGCTTCCATCTTCAAGATCTGTTGTTACAGAACGTAGCCCAGAAAAGGAGAAAAAGTATCGGTAGAAACGATCTCTTGATGCTGTGAAGCTAAGGCATTTGGCCATTGTGTATATATTCAATGGCACGAATATATGACAGGAATTTATTTAAAGTTTGAAATTCTTTTCTTGAAGTACTTCATGTTAATGACTATTATTAATAGTAACTATGAGTCTATCAAAATGGATAGAATTCGAGGTCTACCATGAATTTCGGTTTTATCTTTTGGAACATATTTCATGACTTGCGAAGGTTTTTTGCCCGCTCAGTATGATTTAACCGAATCCAACATATTAACTACCTTTACAtgcttagtaggcgtttggccatagagtTGGGGGCACAAAGTTGAAGTATTGATTTGAAATCGATGTTTGTTTATGAAAtatacttgagccgagggtctatcggaaacagcctctatATCTGCCAAAGATAGGGTTAAGGTACTGTTCGTACCATGTGGGAGGTTTATATTAAAGAATGACTAGTTACTGCTAATGCTGATTTATTAGACCAATGGATCTTTGTAAAATCATTAGTATTGGAAAGTTTGTCGTAGCATGTAATCACTAGCATTTATTTATAATAGGAAAATGAAGATATGCGATTTATTAATGTGGCGCCTTAGGATATTTTGATATCTTATTTATAAATTATGGTTTGCtaatttggtaagattgtataagagttgagatttttttttttctggttttCACACATTGTTGAGTTTTTATATTTATGAGAAAAAATTCTAACTTAAGAAATtc is drawn from Lycium barbarum isolate Lr01 chromosome 8, ASM1917538v2, whole genome shotgun sequence and contains these coding sequences:
- the LOC132606418 gene encoding lysine-specific histone demethylase 1 homolog 1, encoding METSTGHPPETSHNVHNDNPTPPQTTSEPADSILPQLPEPKTTPPPQPKKRRRRKRFFTDLIPTSVSAAAASGLRVLRPNPKPSTAAAAYSYSETELAAAANVNDLNPNYNRRKRMSDLAKEVDVEALIAISVGFPVDSLTEEEIEANVVSQIGGVEQSNYIVVRNHILARWRSNVTVWLTKDHVLESIRAEHKNLVNSAYAFLLQHGYINFGVAKGIKEVKFKGFDGVVSKGNVIVIGAGLSGLVAARQLISLGIKVVVLEGRGRPGGRVRSKKMTGGQNGVVNVVAAADLGGSVLTGINGNPLGVLARQLGVPLHKVRDICPLYLPNGRTVNPDIDSKVEASFNKLLDRVCKLRQAMLVEVKSVDVSLGTALEAFRHVYRVAEDPQEQMLLDWHLANLEYANASLMSNLSMAFWDQDDPYEMGGDHCFIPGGNERLIRALAEDIPIFYDRTVESVRYGTDGVLVYAAGGQEYHGDMVLCTVPLGVLKKGNIEFVPELPQRKKDAIERLGFGLLNKVAILFPYDFWGGEIDTFGHLTEDPNMRGEFFLFYSYSSVSGGPLLIALVAGEAAVKFEKMSPLESVVRVLEILKGIFSPKGIAVPDPLQAVCTRWGQDQFSYGSYSYVAIGASGDDYDILAESVGDRLFFAGEATNKQYPATMHGAFLSGMREAAHILRVADRRSSISPAEKSNISGQENVGVVDKLFEAPDLKFGNFSVLYYPMSTDLESNCLIRVELQGGKSLHLYSLISRRLVLELSKLEGDLSRIEMLTRDFGVKLVGWNNLSAAAGSLINSIESARSV
- the LOC132606419 gene encoding uncharacterized protein LOC132606419 gives rise to the protein MAKCLSFTASRDRFYRYFFSFSGLRSVTTDLEDGSTMHCWIPKVHEQTKPNLFLVHGFGANAMWQYSDLLRHFTPHFNVYLPDLLFFGESATTRPERTESFQAKCVKKLMEVHGVLRTSLVGISYGGFVGYSLAAQYPEAVERLVLCCAGVCLEEKDMKDGLFQVSDLDEAASILLPQTPEKLRELMRFSFFKPVKVMPSYFLSDFIDVMCTDYVNEKRELIQNLLKDRRLSNLPKISQSTLIIWGEQDRIFPLELGYRLQRHIEGNAQLVVIRNAGHAVNLEKPKEFAKQLKAFLVDNC